A region of Streptomyces sp. TG1A-60 DNA encodes the following proteins:
- a CDS encoding DUF4349 domain-containing protein translates to MAETHVRRSRRPAGPALAALFLAATLALAGCGTGDDASDGGAGDSRADTTARQEGALDSGSSGDESKSGAADAPPDLLTNQIIRTASLTVRVKDVPEALDEARTTVENAGGFVGNESTTRDGEDRERTRVVLRVPTAKYEEVLDELEGTGKLIERETEVEDVTDQVVDVKSRVRTQQASVARIRELMDRATKLGDVVTLEGELSGRQADLEALLAQRKSLKDRTSLATITLSLSETAVKKAGKDDDPGFVDALAGGWNAFVAVFRWLGMALAAILPFALATALVLLVWFRFARSRRPAPATTTAGTAGSLPSAAPDEDDQD, encoded by the coding sequence ATGGCAGAGACACACGTACGACGTTCCCGGCGGCCCGCGGGGCCGGCCCTGGCCGCCCTGTTCCTCGCCGCCACACTGGCGCTCGCCGGGTGCGGCACCGGCGACGATGCCTCGGACGGCGGGGCCGGCGACAGCAGGGCCGACACCACGGCCCGGCAGGAGGGCGCGCTGGACAGCGGCAGCAGCGGCGACGAGAGCAAGAGCGGGGCCGCCGACGCCCCGCCGGACCTCCTCACGAACCAGATCATCCGCACCGCCTCACTGACCGTGCGGGTCAAGGACGTACCGGAGGCCCTGGACGAGGCCCGTACCACCGTCGAGAACGCGGGCGGGTTCGTCGGGAACGAATCCACGACCCGGGACGGCGAGGACCGCGAACGCACCCGCGTCGTCCTGCGCGTGCCCACCGCGAAGTACGAGGAGGTCCTCGACGAACTGGAGGGCACCGGCAAGCTGATCGAGCGGGAGACCGAGGTCGAGGACGTCACGGACCAGGTCGTCGACGTGAAGAGCCGCGTCAGGACGCAGCAGGCGAGTGTGGCGCGGATCCGCGAGCTGATGGACCGGGCGACCAAGCTCGGCGACGTGGTCACCCTGGAGGGCGAGCTGAGCGGCCGTCAGGCCGACCTGGAGGCACTGCTCGCCCAGCGGAAGTCCCTGAAGGACCGCACCAGCCTCGCCACCATCACGCTGTCCCTGTCCGAGACCGCGGTGAAGAAGGCCGGCAAGGACGACGACCCCGGCTTCGTGGACGCGCTGGCGGGCGGCTGGAACGCCTTCGTCGCCGTGTTCCGCTGGCTGGGCATGGCCCTCGCCGCGATCCTCCCCTTCGCCCTCGCCACGGCCCTCGTCCTGCTCGTGTGGTTCCGCTTCGCCCGCTCCCGCCGCCCCGCCCCGGCCACGACCACGGCGGGCACCGCCGGTTCACTCCCGTCCGCCGCACCGGACGAGGACGACCAG